ACCGCGTGCCTGATCCATATCGCATTTGATATGCTTTTTAAAAAGAAGAGGCTTGTGCATGTTTCACTTGAGGATACCCCTGAAAAGGTTAAGTCATATTATCAGGTTATTTTCTCTGATCTCATAAAGGCCCTTGGCACAAATGATGACACAGAAGGGCGTATGCTTTTTGAAAGAAACAGGATGATACTTGCCTACCTGCATAAGAGTTTTGAGATAAAACGGCTCAGGGCAAACCTTGAAAACCTTAAGAGCCAGATAGACTTTGTTCCTGACATTCTTATTGTTGACGGGCTTGATTTTGAAAAGGTTGATGCTGAAATTATGCAGGAATTTAAAAAGGTTGCTGAGGATTTTGATGTAGAGATATGGTTTTCAGCCCTTTCTCACAGGCATATCACTGAGAAGAATGAAAAGGGGACACCCTATCCATGCAGCAGGGTTGATGAATTTTTAAGCGTTATAATCCAGCTTGAGACCGGTGAATCAGGCATCCTATTAAAGCTTGTCAAGGATCATGATTATAAGCTCAGCGTCGATTCATCCATTCGTCTTGATCCCAATACATTTCTTGCCACTACCTAATTGATTTTTAATTTATACCGTGTTTATATTAACCCTGCTTTTAAAAAAGCGGGGTTTCTTTTTTCATATCGATAACATTTATTATTTTAGGGTTATAAACGATTGCCAGTCATTAAAGAGAAAAATATCCTTAAAACTATTGTAAGCAGGCGAATGCTTGTTTCGCTTATCATGGGATTTTCATGCGGTGTTCCTCTTCTTTTGACTATGGGCGTTATGCAGGCATGGATGAAGGATGAAAATATCGACCTTACACTGATTGGCCTTGTAAATCTCGTACAGGTTCCCTATACATGGAAATTCATCTGGGCGCCAATAGTTGACAGGTACCGCCTTCCGCTCCTGGGAAGAAGGAGGGGGTGGCTCCTGATATCACAGGTGTGCCTGATGCTCTCCATTATCGGGCTTGGTTTTTCAAATCCTGGTAATAAGCTGATCCTGATGATGTTTACAGCAATGCTTGTGGCCTTTTTCAGCGCCACTCAGGATATTGTTGTTGATGCATACAGAAGAGAGGATCTTCCTGATGAAGAGCTTGGACTCGGGTCATCTCTCTATATGTCAGGCTACCGGTTTGGAAACATGCTTGCATCAGGCGGGGGTCTTATCATGGCCGACTACATGTCATGGCCGGCAGTCTATTCTATTATGGCGCTCTGTATGCTTATCGGCATCATTACAACCCTTTTTACCCCTGAACCAGAAACTGCCGCTGGAACACCGACCACATTAAAGGCTGCGGTTATTGATCCCTTTGTTGAGTATTTTAAACGCAGCGGGGCCATATGGATGCTTGCCTTCATCCTCCTCTACAAGGTTGGAGACATGATGGCGAGCGCTATAACAACACCATTTTACATGGATATAGGTTTTTCCAAGACAGAAATAGGTACGGTGGTAAAACTTTTTGGCGTATGGGCAATAATTGCCGGTGCTATTATCGGCGGCACAACCATTGTAAAGCTTGGTATTAACAGGAGTCTCTGGATATTCGGTTTTCTGCAGGCCATCTCAACTGCGGGTTTTGCAATACTGGCAAGGGTCGGGCACAATATATTTGCACTTTCAGGGGTTATTGCCTTTGAAAACCTGTCAATGGGTATGGGTACAGCGGCTTTTCTGGCCTTTATGGCCTATATTACAGATAAAAGGTTTACAGCCACCCAGTATGCCCTTCTCTCAAGCCTTATGGCTGTACCCCGTGTTATTATCTCTGCACCAACCGGTTACCTTGCAAAGGTCATGGGCTGGGAATCATTTTTTATCTTATGCACCCTGATTGCTATCCCGGGGATGCTCCTGCTCCTGAAATTTGCCCCATGGAATGAAGATAAATAGAGAAGCAGCCTTTTAAAAACCCTTTACCTGATCCATTGTTTCGATACTCCTGAAACGCTTATATTCAGCTCCTTTCACCGGGTAATCCCATGTTCCGGCCCTGTGAACAATATATCCGCCAAAACCCGATTTAAATCTGTACATCCCGTAAAATGGATGTTTGGGATCATTCGAAGGAGGAATTGCGCCCATATCATAAGTAAGGCACCCCCTTGATTTGGCGAGAAGAATTGCATCCCACTGAACAGCATATGAGGCCATCAGGTTCCGTTTATGATTTGCAGATGCCCCAAACAGATAGGTTGCTGTTGTGCCTGAGATGGCCACTATGGCCCCTGCAAGTATGTCACCTTCATGTTCAGCTAAAAGAAAGTAGATCTCAGGTGAGTGCGGGTCACAATCAAGGGCCATAAACAGGGCATAAAATTTGTTGTAATCACATACAGTAAACCTGTTTCTTTCAGCCGTCTGTCTATAGAGTTCATAAAATTCTGCGAGCTTTAATATGGATGCCTTAAAAACCCTTACCCCCTTTCTTTTTGAAAGACCTGTATTATATCTGGTTTTGCTTTTCATCCTGGCATAGATCCGCTCTGTATCCTCTGTGAGGTCTACAAGTACTGTATCAGCTACTGTCAGATCAAATGCAGCCTTTCTGATGTTCCACCTTGTTGTCCCATAGTTCATCCTCAGTTCGCGGAGTCTTGATTCAGGGCGGTTAATAAAAACATTCTCTGACGAATGGTTGCCTTCCTGCTCATAATATTGGTCAGACCATGGAAGATCATATCGTATAAAGGCTGTTTCAGTGCCCAGGTGCCTTAATAATTTCTCTGACAGCTCTTCCAGAAACAGGCCATATTTTTCCGGTTCAGGGCCATGCTCAGGCCCCTGCGGGATATAGGCGGCAGATATATTGCTGCCTATATCCTTTGTGAGAACAAGGATATCCCCGAACCTGTCACGGAGGGCAAGATCAAAGGCTAGGGGCCTCCACCCCAGCCATTTTTTTACCTGACCCCAGTAACCTGTCTGATAGAGTATATCAGTGGGGATAAGTTCATTTGATCTTTTTGGTATTAATTCTATATTCATGGCATAAGCATCCTTTTAATCAGCCTTAGCTATTATGCACGTTTCATAACATTAAGCTTTTCCATAAAAATACCGACTGATCATTTTTTTTTCTTTTTCCCATTTAATGTTTCAGGGCGTTGGATGACACTGTCAATCTTCAACCGTTTTTTGCATAATGGCACTCTCCATTCAACTATGTCACCAACCCTGTAACCCAGGACTGCTGAGCCGACCGGCGCCAGTATGGAGATTTTTTTGTCATCAAGGTCTGCATTCTCAGGGAATACTAGTGCAAATGTCATCTGCTGTTTTGAATCAAGGTCAATAACAGTTACCTCGGAATTCATGATCACAACATCATCAGGCACATCGATATCATCCACAATATCTGCCCTGTCCAGGTCATCCAGGAGCCTTTCAATGTTTTCCCTCTGCTGGCTGTTTTTCTGGAGTGCTGCATCCAGAACAGGTTCAAGTCTCTCTATGTCTTTTTCAGTGATATATATTTTGTTTTCCATTTTTCAGTTCTGCGCCTCCGGTTTATTGAACATTAAATATTATAAAAAAAATCTTTGCTGCCTGTTTGCTCTTTCACAGAAATAAAATCCAAAAGAGACCTCAAATCTTCAGCCACGATTGGTCTTACCATATAATACAGTATGCCCCTTTTTCGTATCCGGGATTCCATTTCCCTTGAGTTCTTACCTGTCATTGCCACTATCAGGGAGTCAGCAGAACTCTCTTTTAATTTTGAAATCAGGTCCTCTCCCTTTATGTCAGGAAGATTGATCTCCATAATAACAAGGTCACAGGGCTTTTTTTTAAAGGCTTTTAATGCATCATTGCCACTGATGCAGCGTAATACCTCGTATCCCCATCCTGTAAGCAGTTCGCCGACTGAAATACCGGGAGAGTCATCATTTTCAACAACAAGTATCTTCATCTTTAAAACCTGCCTTTACGCTTTATATGAGCAGACAAAACATCCATTTTCCCGGTTTAAAAGAAATATGCAGGCATAAAAGTTATATTCCTCTCACCTGTATGTGAGTGTATTGTCGCATATGCATATAAAGGAGAGCAATTTGTATGCCTGACCTCTTTAAAGCACCTAACTACTTGATATGACGTGTAATAATGACAAAACCGAAATGGGACGGGCATGTTGACATTATAAAAAAGGGCGATATGGCCCGTTTAACAGGTTATGTTTATATAACTAATTGAATTAATAATAAAAGATAATATGGGCGTAATAGCCCTAAATGGGCTATATTAGCTCGTACCTTTTTATTTTTCTAAAGAGAGCCCTTCTGGAGATACCGAGCGACTGTGCGGAGATGCTCCTGTTCCACTGATTTTGCTCAAGGATCTTTTTTATGGTGTTTTTTTCAATCTCTTCCAGGGTCTCCCCGGCCATATTATAGCTTTTGTCCTCAATTGCCTGAGCAGTGTCGGCACTCTTCGTGAAATCCCAGCGGCCAACACTCAGATAGCGCCGTATTACATTCTGCAATTCCCTGATATTCCCGGGCCATGCATAATTCACCATTGAGTCCATTACCTTTGAAGGGATGGCCGGTTTTTTTCCACCCACTGTGAATAGTGTAAGAAAGTGGTCAACCAGTAGAGGGATATCCTCCAGCCTATCTCTTAAAGGCGGCAGTTTTATCGGGATAACATGAATGCGGTAAAAAAAATCTTCGCGCATATCACCTTTTTTAATAAGCTCTGTAAGGTTTCTATTGGTGGCAGCAATAACGCGGAAGTTGGATTTTTTAGACCGGTTGCTGCCGACAGGCATATAGTCTTTACCATCAATGGCGCGTAAAAGTTTGATCTGCATATTGAGGGAGAGTTCTCCCAGTTCATCAAGGAAAAGTGTGCCATGGTCTGCAATATCAAGATATCCCATTTTATCGGAATAGGCCCCTGTAAACGAACCTTTTTTGTGGCCGAAGAATTCGCTCTCAAGAAGGTTTTCCGGTATTGCGCCGCAGTTGACAGTAACAAACTCCTTTTCATGTCTGGAACTCAAATCGTGGATAGCCCTTGCTACCAACTCTTTTCCTGTCCCTGATTCACCAAGTATGGTCACGTTATTGTCTGTTGCAGAGGCCTTTAGTATTAGTTCATACACCCCCTGCATGGCAAGGCTTTTACCGATGATATCCCTGAATCTGTAACGCTCCTTCATGGATGATCTCAGATGGATATTTTCCTGCCTCAGTGCCTCCGCCTCCTCTTTTATTGATTTCTCGCGGTTCATCCTCTCTGTGCAATCCCGTACTGTGATAAGGATGGCCCTCTTTCCCTTGAACCATATTGAAACCCGCTCTCCCTCTATCCAGAATTCCTTTCCATCTGCTGTAACACACCTGGTGGCAAATTTTTTTTCAATATCTGAGTAGCCGGCATCAGATATAAATATATTTTTATCAAACCGGATAACCCCTTTTTTAACAATATCACTGATATTATCCGGTTTCAGATTCTTTTTTACCGCAAGGCCAAACAATTCAATAAAGGCAGTGTTTGCAAAAATTATTTTCTCTCCACGCACAAGGGCCAACCCGTCACTTATGTGCTGGGCAGTGATCCGATAGAGCTCCTCGCTCTCCTGCAATGATTTCTCAGCCAGTTTTGTCATAACTATTTTACTGATCTTTTCCGCTATTACCTCAGCCAGTTTTACCTCTTCCCTGATAAAGGGGCCATGAAAAGAGGGCGGCTTCTCTTCATAATAGTATATTTCAAGGATTCCTTTTTCTTTTTGACCGGCGGCAAATTCCTTTGAAAGCCTCCACTCGGTCTCTGTAAAACTGGCGCTCATATAGTGGCGTTTTCCCAGGATGATCCTGGCGCAGGTGATCTCAGGGTACTGCCAGGCAGCAGGGATGGCATTGACTGTACCCTGAAGCACATCATCAAGCTTTGTCCCCGGCTTTTCAAACAGCTCGGAGATATTATACAGGCAGTTCAACTCCTTGACCCTCTCCTCAAGGTGATATGATACCCTGTTGAGTATATCTTTATTTTTCCCTTCCTTTTTTGTCTTTAAATTCTTTTTTTCCATAGTGCCTTAATGAATGAACAGTCTGCATAAAATATTTTTTTCTCTTATACCAGAATGGCTTTAAAAGTGAAATGAGTAAAAACATATGTTCGGTTGCATAATTAAGCTTATAATGTTAAACCTCTAATACCTGAACAGGGGAATTCCATATGAAAGGTGAAATCTATGAGAACAGGTCGTAATGATTTCTGTCCATGCGGGAGCGGGTTAAAATATAAAAAATGCTGTCTGAAAAAGGATCCTTCAGGCCCAGAAGATCAAAAGAGCCTCTACTATAAAAAATACGGGATCAAGATAAAGACCGAGAAGGATATCGAGGCCATGAGGCTTGCTGGTAAGCTCGCTGTCGAGACCCTTGAGCTTGTAAAAGGATACATTAAGCCAGGCATGAAGACTGATGATATAAATACGCTTGTCCATGAATTTACCATTAAAAACGGGGCAATCTCTGCACCATTAAACTACAGAGGATATCCGAAAAGCGTATGTATCTCCATCAATGAGGTGATTTGCCACGGCATCCCCGGTGAAAGAAAGCTAACGGACGGTGATATAGTAAATATAGATGTAACCCCGATCTTAAACGGCTATTATGCGGATGCCAACATGACCTTTCTGGTTGGAAACGTCTCAGCAGACGCAAGAAAGATAGTCAATGTGGCAAGGGAGAGCCTTAAGGCAGGCATGACAATGATAAAACCCGGGAATGCTATCGGTGATATTGGCTGGGCAATTCAGCAGTATGCAGAACGGGAGGGCTGCTCGGTTGTCCGTGATTTTGTCGGGCATGGTGTGGGCATAGATTTTCATGAGGCGCCCCAGATACCCCATTACGGAAGAAAAGGGCAGGGGCTTAAGCTTTTACCGGGTATGACCTTTACGGTTGAGCCCATGATCAACCTGGGTAAAAAAGAGCTGCATATCCTCTCTGATAAATGGACCGCTGTAACTGATGACAATTCACTCTCTGCCCAGTTTGAGCAGACCTTTCTTGTGACAGAAGAGGGGTATGAAAGCCTTACCCCATTTGACCTTGATACCCCTTTTTAACAGGGCATCAAATGATTGAAAGATTAAGAGCCAGGGCCTTTGAGCTGGGCTTTATTGCCACAGGTTTTTCAAGACCTGTAAGGCCATTGTTTTTTGATGAATACAGGAGTTGGGCGAGCTCAGGCAGAAATGGCGGCATGCTGTGGATGCAAAGGAACATGGGGATTCGGGAAGACCCCACAAAGCTTTTAAGTGGTTGCAGAACAATAATCTCTCTTGCCTGCCCGTACCCTGCTGAAAAACCTGCAACCGAAGAGGGCTATACCCTAGCAAGGTACAGCACCCCGCTTCTGGATGACTACCACACACGTCTTAAGTCAAAATGCAGGGAGCTTTCCAAATATATTGAAGAGATTTATGAAGGTGCAGTATCAAGGATACTGGTTGATTCAGCCCCCATACTTGAGCGTAGTTATGCCTTTTCGGGCGGCATAGGCTTTATCGGCAAAAATAACATGCTAATTATCCCCGGTTATGGTTCATATTTTTATCTTGCAGAGATTCTTACCACCGCACTGGTTGATTTTCCTGCAACAGCCCCCAATGCAAACCTCTGCGGTTCATGCACTGCATGCATAGATGCCTGCCAAACAGGGGCGCTTAAAGGGGCAAATGATTTTAATTCATCACTCTGTCTCTCATATCTGACCATTGAATCCGAAGAGTTGATAAACCCTTCTATGGGAAAGTTGATGAACAGGTGTTTTTTAGGGTGCGATATTTGTCAGGAGGTTTGTCCATTTAATAAGAGCAAACCAGCTACAAAATGTATGCCTTCAGTTAAAAATTTTATGGATATGGCAGATGATGAATTTTTACAAATCTATGGAAAGACAGCCCTTTCACGGCCAGGGCTTAAAAGGATCAGGGCAAACATAAAGGCTCTTTGCGAATCGGGCTAAAGAAATGCAAGGTATTTTTCCAGCTCTTCATTCAGCTCCACAGTATCAGAATCATCTGTTGAAAGCTCAAATGAATCATAATTAGCAGGCTCTCTGTTCTGGATATCTATCTCACATTCAGGAAAAAGCACCCTCAGGCACTCTATAAGATTACTGTCCTGATCTGTCCCCCCTGACATTACAACGATCTTTTCCATTTTATTCCCCTTACCGGTAAGATTGTAATCTTTAAACAGTTAAGTAATCACCCTGAATATTGAGTTTGCAAATGGTATGCCTGATAGCCATTATTTTGCCGATAAAAGAATAATATTAAAAATCAAATAGATAGTGCACATCCAAAAACTGTCGTTTTTGGATTCGAGGAGTCAGCTGTCAGTATTCAGCTTTCAGGAAAAGGCTTTTAAACCAAAGAGTTAGTCGATCCCGCGCGGGGTGGGACTGAAAGCCTCATCCTGAACTTGTCTCTTTCTGGATAGACACTTGATAGTGGTTGTGGTGGAGTTTTTTTGAAAAATCAACACTTGACAGTCAAGATATTGACGTTGCTATTCTTGAACCGTCAGTAAGTGTCAAAATGCCGGGTTGAAGCAAGAGGAGGGGAGGATTATCTTTTTTTGCTCTCATTGTCCTCCGTGGTGAAAATTATATTACTTTAAAAATCTCTCTTGCTGTAACAAGCCTCATGATCTGGTTTGTGCCCGTGTATATCTGGATGAGCTTTGCATCCCTCATCATCCTTTCCACAGGGTAATCCTTCATATAGCCGTATCCTCCCAATATCTGAACCGCATCAGTGGTTACCCGCATGGCATTATCGGAGGCCATGTATTTGGCGATCGGGCATGACATTGCTATGCGGTTTTTATCATTTTTATCCAGGTCATATGCTGCCTGGTAGGTTAACAGCCTTGATGCCTCTGTCCCTGCCACCATATCCGCAAGCATAAACTGTATGGCCTCAAGCACTGCAATCGGTTTTCCAAACTGGATGCGCTCCTTTGTGTATCTGACTATCTCATCTATCGCCCCCTGGGCCAGCCCTACTGCCTGTGAGGCCGCAAGCATGCGGCCCACCTCAAAGGACTTCATCATGCATATAAAGCCCTCTCCCTCAAGACCCAGCCTGTTCTCAGGGGGGATTTCAAGTTCTTCAAAAAATATCTGTGTGTTAACGCAGCCCTTCATGCCCATTTTTTTTTCGTTTTTGCCGTAAACAATGCCCCTTGTATCTTTATCCACAATAAATGCGGTCATCCCCTTTGCCTTTTTATCAGGGTCTGTATAGGCAAAAAGGGTCATGAAATCAGCTACAGAGCCGTTTGTTATAAAACATTTCTGGCCGTTTACC
This genomic stretch from Desulfatiglans sp. harbors:
- a CDS encoding AmpG family muropeptide MFS transporter: MLVSLIMGFSCGVPLLLTMGVMQAWMKDENIDLTLIGLVNLVQVPYTWKFIWAPIVDRYRLPLLGRRRGWLLISQVCLMLSIIGLGFSNPGNKLILMMFTAMLVAFFSATQDIVVDAYRREDLPDEELGLGSSLYMSGYRFGNMLASGGGLIMADYMSWPAVYSIMALCMLIGIITTLFTPEPETAAGTPTTLKAAVIDPFVEYFKRSGAIWMLAFILLYKVGDMMASAITTPFYMDIGFSKTEIGTVVKLFGVWAIIAGAIIGGTTIVKLGINRSLWIFGFLQAISTAGFAILARVGHNIFALSGVIAFENLSMGMGTAAFLAFMAYITDKRFTATQYALLSSLMAVPRVIISAPTGYLAKVMGWESFFILCTLIAIPGMLLLLKFAPWNEDK
- a CDS encoding acyl-CoA dehydrogenase, with product MFILNDEEKSILETVKRITREKIKPIAAEIDETDGFPWQLVELFTENGLLSPLVPEEYGGIGASRLLFSMILEEISKASASAALLLIAQADGLSPIMLLGNEEQKKKYLSMAVQGKLACFAATEPDAGSDIQAMRTRAVRDDQGYRVNGQKCFITNGSVADFMTLFAYTDPDKKAKGMTAFIVDKDTRGIVYGKNEKKMGMKGCVNTQIFFEELEIPPENRLGLEGEGFICMMKSFEVGRMLAASQAVGLAQGAIDEIVRYTKERIQFGKPIAVLEAIQFMLADMVAGTEASRLLTYQAAYDLDKNDKNRIAMSCPIAKYMASDNAMRVTTDAVQILGGYGYMKDYPVERMMRDAKLIQIYTGTNQIMRLVTAREIFKVI
- the map gene encoding type I methionyl aminopeptidase, with amino-acid sequence MRTGRNDFCPCGSGLKYKKCCLKKDPSGPEDQKSLYYKKYGIKIKTEKDIEAMRLAGKLAVETLELVKGYIKPGMKTDDINTLVHEFTIKNGAISAPLNYRGYPKSVCISINEVICHGIPGERKLTDGDIVNIDVTPILNGYYADANMTFLVGNVSADARKIVNVARESLKAGMTMIKPGNAIGDIGWAIQQYAEREGCSVVRDFVGHGVGIDFHEAPQIPHYGRKGQGLKLLPGMTFTVEPMINLGKKELHILSDKWTAVTDDNSLSAQFEQTFLVTEEGYESLTPFDLDTPF
- the queG gene encoding tRNA epoxyqueuosine(34) reductase QueG, whose product is MIERLRARAFELGFIATGFSRPVRPLFFDEYRSWASSGRNGGMLWMQRNMGIREDPTKLLSGCRTIISLACPYPAEKPATEEGYTLARYSTPLLDDYHTRLKSKCRELSKYIEEIYEGAVSRILVDSAPILERSYAFSGGIGFIGKNNMLIIPGYGSYFYLAEILTTALVDFPATAPNANLCGSCTACIDACQTGALKGANDFNSSLCLSYLTIESEELINPSMGKLMNRCFLGCDICQEVCPFNKSKPATKCMPSVKNFMDMADDEFLQIYGKTALSRPGLKRIRANIKALCESG
- the rnk gene encoding nucleoside diphosphate kinase regulator codes for the protein MENKIYITEKDIERLEPVLDAALQKNSQQRENIERLLDDLDRADIVDDIDVPDDVVIMNSEVTVIDLDSKQQMTFALVFPENADLDDKKISILAPVGSAVLGYRVGDIVEWRVPLCKKRLKIDSVIQRPETLNGKKKKK
- a CDS encoding sigma 54-interacting transcriptional regulator, translated to MEKKNLKTKKEGKNKDILNRVSYHLEERVKELNCLYNISELFEKPGTKLDDVLQGTVNAIPAAWQYPEITCARIILGKRHYMSASFTETEWRLSKEFAAGQKEKGILEIYYYEEKPPSFHGPFIREEVKLAEVIAEKISKIVMTKLAEKSLQESEELYRITAQHISDGLALVRGEKIIFANTAFIELFGLAVKKNLKPDNISDIVKKGVIRFDKNIFISDAGYSDIEKKFATRCVTADGKEFWIEGERVSIWFKGKRAILITVRDCTERMNREKSIKEEAEALRQENIHLRSSMKERYRFRDIIGKSLAMQGVYELILKASATDNNVTILGESGTGKELVARAIHDLSSRHEKEFVTVNCGAIPENLLESEFFGHKKGSFTGAYSDKMGYLDIADHGTLFLDELGELSLNMQIKLLRAIDGKDYMPVGSNRSKKSNFRVIAATNRNLTELIKKGDMREDFFYRIHVIPIKLPPLRDRLEDIPLLVDHFLTLFTVGGKKPAIPSKVMDSMVNYAWPGNIRELQNVIRRYLSVGRWDFTKSADTAQAIEDKSYNMAGETLEEIEKNTIKKILEQNQWNRSISAQSLGISRRALFRKIKRYELI
- a CDS encoding peptidoglycan bridge formation glycyltransferase FemA/FemB family protein, which translates into the protein MNIELIPKRSNELIPTDILYQTGYWGQVKKWLGWRPLAFDLALRDRFGDILVLTKDIGSNISAAYIPQGPEHGPEPEKYGLFLEELSEKLLRHLGTETAFIRYDLPWSDQYYEQEGNHSSENVFINRPESRLRELRMNYGTTRWNIRKAAFDLTVADTVLVDLTEDTERIYARMKSKTRYNTGLSKRKGVRVFKASILKLAEFYELYRQTAERNRFTVCDYNKFYALFMALDCDPHSPEIYFLLAEHEGDILAGAIVAISGTTATYLFGASANHKRNLMASYAVQWDAILLAKSRGCLTYDMGAIPPSNDPKHPFYGMYRFKSGFGGYIVHRAGTWDYPVKGAEYKRFRSIETMDQVKGF
- a CDS encoding response regulator, translated to MKILVVENDDSPGISVGELLTGWGYEVLRCISGNDALKAFKKKPCDLVIMEINLPDIKGEDLISKLKESSADSLIVAMTGKNSREMESRIRKRGILYYMVRPIVAEDLRSLLDFISVKEQTGSKDFFYNI